In the Chloroflexota bacterium genome, GACTGCCCAGGCCGGAGGTCAGCGCCAGTTCGCCGGGCTGGAGATCAACGTCCACTGGAATAAAGTTCAGGCGCAGTTCGCCCGATTGCTGGCCGGTGACTACGCCTTCGGTGCGTGAGTTTTGCAGGCGCACGTTCACTGCCGCCGAGGCGTCGGTGATGAGCAGGACTTTGCTGGCGTTGGCCGTCACTTCAGTGACCGTGCCCACCAGGCCCCGGTCGGTGACGACGATCATGTCGCGCCCTACGCCGTCGCCCGCGCCCTGGTTGAGCAGAACGTAGCTCAGGAACAGGCTTTCGTCGCGCCCCACCACATCGGCGGCCAGATAAGACCGGCCGGGGTTGTCCCGGGCGTAGTCGAGCAATGCCGAGACCACTCCAAGCTGGGCCTGGGCTTCGCGCAGTTGGGCGTTCTCGCCTGTTAGCTGGGCCACTTGTTGCTCAAGCTCGGCGTTGCGGGCGCGCAGGGCTTCGAGGTCGGACGGGGCGTTGAGGGTGTTATAGATGTTGTTGAAGACGCCGGCCACGAAGGTTTGGATAGGAGCCAGCGGGGCCAGCAGGCCGCTCTCCAAAGAGTTCAACATGCCGCGTTGCCCCATGACGATGATAGCGATGCTGAGGGCACCGGTTTCCATCAGGTCGGCGATGATTTCGGGCGGGGTTTCGTCTATGGTTTCCTTGAGCGAGTCGATGATGGTTTGCACCGAACCCGATAGTGCTTCGCGAACTTCGATGGACGAGACTTCGACGGACTCGGGCAAGCCGCTCACCAGGTTGCGCCCGCGCAGGGTGATCGTCTTTTCTTCGCGCAGAGGGTAGGCCGAGCCGACGGTGACTTTGACCCGTTCGGCCATGCGCTCGCCGATGAGCAGGTTGTATTTGTTGCGGGCGTAGGTGATGATGTCGGTGTCCATCTCGTCGCCGGCCACGCGCAGGGAGCGGCTGACGACGATGCCGCCCATCGAAAAGACGGCTACTTCGGTGGTGCCGCCGCCGATGTCCACTACCATTGTTCCCCGGGCCTCACCGACGGGCAACCCGGCGCCGAGCGCGGCGGCCATCGGTTCTTCAATCAAGTACGATTCGCGCGCTCCGGCGGCAACAGCGGCGTCGTACACCGCCCGTTTTTCCACTTCCGTC is a window encoding:
- the mreC gene encoding rod shape-determining protein MreC; the encoded protein is MPPSPLNWLLGLFSLDIGIDLGTANTLVYVRNKGIVINEPSWVAIDKKTRRPLAIGAEAKELAGRTPANIVAVRPIRDGVISEFEITQAMLEYFIAKAHEQSIVPIPRPRVVIGIPSGVTEVEKRAVYDAAVAAGARESYLIEEPMAAALGAGLPVGEARGTMVVDIGGGTTEVAVFSMGGIVVSRSLRVAGDEMDTDIITYARNKYNLLIGERMAERVKVTVGSAYPLREEKTITLRGRNLVSGLPESVEVSSIEVREALSGSVQTIIDSLKETIDETPPEIIADLMETGALSIAIIVMGQRGMLNSLESGLLAPLAPIQTFVAGVFNNIYNTLNAPSDLEALRARNAELEQQVAQLTGENAQLREAQAQLGVVSALLDYARDNPGRSYLAADVVGRDESLFLSYVLLNQGAGDGVGRDMIVVTDRGLVGTVTEVTANASKVLLITDASAAVNVRLQNSRTEGVVTGQQSGELRLNFIPVDVDLQPGELALTSGLGSQFPPGIVVGQVASVRKRTQDVFQEADITSAVDFQRLEVVLIITDFDKPDIVPLLGTATPAP